Proteins encoded by one window of Bubalus bubalis isolate 160015118507 breed Murrah chromosome 4, NDDB_SH_1, whole genome shotgun sequence:
- the LOC102405017 gene encoding olfactory receptor 8S1-like produces MHNFTFFTEFTLLGLSADPHIQALLFVLFLGIYLLTLVGNTAMILIIKADSQLHIPMYFFLGHLSFLDLGFSSVTVPKTLQNFLSQKKSISVWGCITQSFFFLLYGCAEASLLSAMAYDRYAAVCHPLLYTVVMNRPLCTAMVCVAWLVGLLNSLVNHLFIHKLRFWGSNTISHFFCELPSLFPLSCTDPTANEFLLSGTSALLGLLTLPLILFSYSRIISAILNIHSYEGQGKAFSTCSSHLTVVLLFYGTALFRYISPASGSVLERVVSIQYSVITSLLNPLIYSLKNQEVKGTLQRMLRK; encoded by the coding sequence AtgcacaacttcactttcttcactgaGTTCACCCTCCTCGGGCTGTCTGCTGACCCCCACATCCAGGCTCTGCTCTTTGTGCTGTTCCTGGGGATTTACCTGCTGACATTAGTGGGGAACACAGCGATGATTTTGATCATCAAGGCTGATTCTCAGCTCCACAtacccatgtacttcttcctcggACACCTGTCTTTCCTAGATCTCGGTTTCTCCTCGGTCACTGTGCCGAAAACGCTACAGAACTTCTTGTCGCAGAAGAAAAGCATCTCTGTGTGGGGCTGCATCACCcagagtttcttttttctcctttatgggTGTGCTGAAGCCAGCCTTCTCTCTGCCATGGCCTACGACCGCTATGCTGCTGTCTGCCACCCTCTGCTCTACACTGTGGTCATGAACAGGCCTCTCTGCACTGCAATGGTGTGTGTAGCATGGCTGGTGGGGCTTCTGAACTCACTAGTGAATCATCTTTTCATCCACAAGTTACGTTTCTGGGGGTCTAACACTATCTCCCATTTCTTCTGTGAACTACCATCACTCTTCCCCTTGTCCTGCACTGATCCCACTGCCAACGAGTTCCTTCTGTCAGGGACCAGTGCATTGCTGGGACTTCTGACACTTCCCTTGATCCTGTTCTCTTACTCCAGAATCATTTCTGCCATTCTGAACATCCATTCCTATGAGGGCCAAGgcaaggccttctccacctgctcttCCCACCTCACTGTGGTGCTCCTGTTCTATGGGACGGCTCTATTCAGGTACATCAGCCCCGCCTCAGGCTCAGTGTTGGAGCGAGTGGTCTCCATTCAGTACAGTGTCATCACATCCTTGCTGAACCCTCTCATCTACAGCCTCAAGAATCAGGAGGTGAAGGGCACTCTGCAAAGGATGCTGAGGAAGTGA